Proteins found in one Bactrocera oleae isolate idBacOlea1 chromosome X, idBacOlea1, whole genome shotgun sequence genomic segment:
- the LOC118680254 gene encoding uncharacterized protein codes for MIIGCIYIPPQSTLEIFECHIATVSFIMDKYQNSNVMNSFDCEKQLYDGFASLNCTQQNHIQNAWNSILDLCFSDIASSPEHAVALVPKDKYHPAIDILLNFRPGLTPDNSSSYVFKKANYAALNTSLLRTNWIDLYKLETIDIHVRKPSNYPSWFSHDLIHKVKQKKSAHLIYKIRKTKPNYLRFSRLRLECKKLSIECYKSYVDKVEDKLQSEIKAFWNFIKDKNRCTGDIPSSVAWNDRSADTGPGISNLFAPFFHSIYAPSNSGDKGVATQRTHLDALTVTYDAVLKELLALDPSKGAGPDGLPNIFIKNCAVGLCEPLTHIFGESLHHGTFPTY; via the coding sequence ATGATCATCGGCTGCATCTACATACCTCCTCAATCAACTCTTGAGATCTTCGAGTGCCACATAGCTACCGTTTCATTTATAATGGACAAATACCAAAACTCCAACGTCATGAACAGTTTCGACTGTGAAAAGCAACTTTATGATGGATTTGCCTCATTAAACTGCACTCAACAAAATCACATTCAAAATGCCTGGAACTCAATACTTGACCTTTGTTTCAGTGACATTGCCTCTTCTCCGGAACACGCAGTTGCTCTTGTCCCGAAAGATAAGTACCATCCTGCTATCGACATCTTGCTAAATTTTCGGCCGGGGTTGACGCCAGATAATTCCTCATCATACGTATTTAAAAAGGCTAACTACGCAGCCCTTAATACTTCTCTCCTAAGAACGAACTGGATTGACCTCTACAAACTCGAGACTATTGACATACACGTACGCAAGCCGAGTAACTATCCATCTTGGTTCTCACATGATCTCATTCACAAAGTCAAACAGAAGAAATCTGCACACCTGATATATAAAATTCGGAAAACTAAGCCAAATTATTTACGATTCAGCAGGTTACGATTGGAATGCAAAAAGTTAAGTATCGAATGCTACAAAAGTTATGTCGACAAGGTAGAGGACAAACTGCAATCGGAGATCAAAGCATTCTGGAATTTTATCAAGGACAAAAACCGTTGCACCGGTGACATACCATCTTCCGTAGCCTGGAATGACCGCTCAGCAGATACGGGACCAGGTATCAGTAACCTCTTTGCGCCCTTCTTCCACAGCATCTACGCGCCATCGAATAGCGGTGACAAAGGTGTTGCAACACAGCGCACACACTTGGATGCCCTGACAGTGACCTACGATGCAGTACTCAAAGAACTCCTTGCTCTCGACCCCAGCAAAGGTGCAGGCCCCGATGGTTTGCCTAACATATTCATCAAAAACTGTGCGGTAGGCCTATGTGAGCCTTTGACACATATATTTGGCGAATCTCTTCACCATGGTACCTTCCCGACCTACTGA